The nucleotide window ATGGGATTCACGCTACAGATGATGTGTTGGTGCAATTTGGTCAAGCCTATTTTTTTAGTGCCCAAACCTTTACCACGGTAGGTTATGGACATATTAGTCCGACGGGTTTTTATACCAGTGCTTTATCTTCTGCCGAAGCTTTGATGGGATTATTGAGTTTTGCGATTGCTACAGGTTTGTTTTTTGGGAGATTCAGTAAGCCTTCCATCTTTTTGAAGTTTTCCGAAAATGCTATTATTGCGCCGTTTAATAATGGAAAAGCATTGATGTTTAGATTGGCACCTTATAAAAACACCAATTATATTGACGCCGAAGTCAATGTAACGCTTGGAATGCAAATCGAAGAAAATGGAGTCACGACGAATAATTTTTTCACACTGGATTTGGAGTACCAAAAAATTAATTCGCTCGCGCTAAGCTGGACATTGGTACATCCTATTACAAGCGAAAGTCCTTTGTATGATTTGAAAGCTTCGGATTATGATTCGATTACGGGTGAAATTATTGTGGTTGTCAAAACTTTTGATGATATGTTCAGCACCACGGTTGCGACGCGAACTTCTTATACTTTTGTAGAAGTCGTTTATGGAGCCAAATTTAAACCGATGTATTCCAAAAGTGAAAATAACCAAAGTACGGTTCTCGATATGGGTTTGCTGAATGCTTTTGATAAAATAGCTATAGATTAGTCAGTAGTTTATCTTTCATAATTTGCACTCCTTCCGAAGCTACATTCGGAATGACTTCTAACGGATTTTTTAGATTTGGAATTTTTATAGGTTTTGGATCGATATAATATATTGGTGTTCCTTTTTTTGTAAAATCAATTAATCCGGCTGCCGGATACACTTGTAATGATGTACCAATTACGGCAAAAAAATCAGCTTGTTCGGTTATGGTGATGGCATCTTCCAGAGCGGGAACTTGCTCGCCAAACCAAACAATGTGGGGGCGAAGTTGATGACCGTTTTGGTCTTTATCACCAATGAGTAAATCGTCTTGCCAGTCTAAAATTTGGTTTTCATTTTTGGTGCTTCGAACCTTTAGCAGTTCTCCGTGCAAATGGGTGATATTGGTACTTCCGGCTCTTTCATGCAAATCATCCACATTTTGAGTGATAATGTAAACGTCAAAATAATTTTCCAATTCGGCCAAAATCTGATGACCTAAATTGGGTTGTACTTCTTTTAATTGTTTGCGTTTTTGGTTGTAAAAATCAAGAACCAATTCGGGATTTTTGCGCCAACCGTCTGGAGTGGCGACATCCATTACATTATGTCCTTCCCATAAACCGTCGCTGTCGCGAAATGTTTTGATGCCACTTTCGGCACTAATCCCGGCACCGGTAAGAACTACTAATTTCTTTTTCATTTTTTTTACTTGTTTTAAAAAGTAAACGACAAATTACATAAATTTTCACATATTTTACTGGGTGATTTGTGAAAATTAGGGTAAAAGGAATTTAATCGCAAGGTTCGCAAAGCTAACGCAAGGCACACAAAGCTTTGCGAACTTAGCGTAATTCTTTGCGAACCTTGCGGTTAAATATAAAATCTGTAGGAGTAAGTATTCGAAGAAGATTTTATTCTAAGTTTAGTATTTTTGCAAAAAAAAATGAAATGATTGATTTGGATTACCTCGATTATCTTGAAGGTTTTTTGACAGAAAGCAGAAAAGAAAATTTTTTGAAAGTATTAAAAACCAGAACCAAACATTTTACGGTTGCTGTTGAAGATGTTTTTCAGATGCATAATGCGAGTGCGGTGATGCGCAGTTGCGAGGTTTTTGGTATTCAGGAATTGCATGTTATCGAGGAACGATTTGGAAAAAGAATTGATAAGGAAATTGCAATGGGCGCTCAGAAATGGGTTGATATTTCTGCCTACGATTCTGCGTCCAATTGTATTGATACATTAAAAAGTAGAGGATACCAAATTATAGCAACAACACCTCATACAGATGATTGTTTGCTTGAAGATTTTGATATTTCGAAACCAAGTGCTTTGTTTTTTGGTACGGAAAGAGAGGGATTGTCTGAAGAGATTATCGAGAAAGCAGATGGTTTTCTTAAAATTCCGATGGTGGGTTTTACTGAGAGTTTGAATATCTCTGTTTCGGCGGCTATTGTTATTCAGAACTTGACCAATCGTTTGCGTAATTCGAATGCCGCTTGGCAGTTGACGGAAGAAGAGATTTTGGAGAAGCGACTGGATTGGGCAAAGAAATCGATTAAAGATATTAAGAGGATAGAAGAACGGTATTATAGTGGTGTTGAGTAGTTTTTACTAAAGCTGTTGTAATGCAGAAACGCCGCGTGAAGGATAGGAGCAAGTTACCGAAGTAACGCGGATAGCCTGACAGCATAAAGGAAAGGAGCCGAATCACCAGTGCGATGATTTGGCTCCTTTTCTTTATGGTGGCACGCCCAAGTGATTTTGGAAGTTATTTCTTCTTCAAAATTTTGTATTGTTCGTAACAGCTACTTAATGCATCCATGATCTGAAGGTCATTCGCTGTTTTGATAAAGGCTTCGGAATAGCTACAGCGTCCTAATATTTCTCCAATTTCGTCTTGGGAAACTCCTAATAATAACGAAATGGTTTCTCTGTCGTATTTGGTTTCCAAAAGGTTTCTTACGGTGTCATCCTTTCGCATTTCCCTGAGTTTCTTGAGTTGCTGGGTTTTTTTGCTAAAGACATTATAAAGCAAGTCGGCGGGGTTGAATATGGAACCCAATACTTTTCCGAAGGCTTCCGGGGCGTATTGTCCCGCTTCGTATCCTTGTCCTAAACCTGAAATATTATAACGGAAATCTTCTTTTATCGGAATCAATTTCGAATCGATTTCTAGGTAACCTGTTAGATAGTAAGGACTTACAACTACTTCTTTTAGTGAGATTGCTTTTTGGGTAAGTTGTATGGTTGTTTTTTTGTTTTTGACCCAGTCATTGGTA belongs to Flavobacterium gilvum and includes:
- a CDS encoding SIR2 family NAD-dependent protein deacylase; this encodes MKKKLVVLTGAGISAESGIKTFRDSDGLWEGHNVMDVATPDGWRKNPELVLDFYNQKRKQLKEVQPNLGHQILAELENYFDVYIITQNVDDLHERAGSTNITHLHGELLKVRSTKNENQILDWQDDLLIGDKDQNGHQLRPHIVWFGEQVPALEDAITITEQADFFAVIGTSLQVYPAAGLIDFTKKGTPIYYIDPKPIKIPNLKNPLEVIPNVASEGVQIMKDKLLTNL
- a CDS encoding TrmH family RNA methyltransferase: MIDLDYLDYLEGFLTESRKENFLKVLKTRTKHFTVAVEDVFQMHNASAVMRSCEVFGIQELHVIEERFGKRIDKEIAMGAQKWVDISAYDSASNCIDTLKSRGYQIIATTPHTDDCLLEDFDISKPSALFFGTEREGLSEEIIEKADGFLKIPMVGFTESLNISVSAAIVIQNLTNRLRNSNAAWQLTEEEILEKRLDWAKKSIKDIKRIEERYYSGVE
- a CDS encoding carboxypeptidase-like regulatory domain-containing protein, with the protein product MKYFVVFLFIITSISTVAQTAETPTKISGTIISDNTGSPLANVNIININQVTGTTTDDKGNFELAVTQSDTLHITLLGYESLRVRVTNDWVKNKKTTIQLTQKAISLKEVVVSPYYLTGYLEIDSKLIPIKEDFRYNISGLGQGYEAGQYAPEAFGKVLGSIFNPADLLYNVFSKKTQQLKKLREMRKDDTVRNLLETKYDRETISLLLGVSQDEIGEILGRCSYSEAFIKTANDLQIMDALSSCYEQYKILKKK
- a CDS encoding ion channel, with translation MAIFNRLNLKAKSLINTGFGASASSYGGRFINKDGSANAVKKGIGVLDRISWYHTMLDMPSWKFLSILFLFYICINFVFALLYFGIGIEHLNGIHATDDVLVQFGQAYFFSAQTFTTVGYGHISPTGFYTSALSSAEALMGLLSFAIATGLFFGRFSKPSIFLKFSENAIIAPFNNGKALMFRLAPYKNTNYIDAEVNVTLGMQIEENGVTTNNFFTLDLEYQKINSLALSWTLVHPITSESPLYDLKASDYDSITGEIIVVVKTFDDMFSTTVATRTSYTFVEVVYGAKFKPMYSKSENNQSTVLDMGLLNAFDKIAID